The following coding sequences are from one Schizosaccharomyces osmophilus chromosome 1, complete sequence window:
- the msd1 gene encoding microtubule-anchoring factor Msd1, producing the protein MATNVFCDSTNLKESIQYVNYKLKDNGILQNEKVRFSDDVKDKCRVVNVLYQLLRRNEVDVEEKEKLLERIQTDSIEFRKNLESSKQLQRNLEQSLKERQVQEDRINMLEKENKFLKKENKHTMNSLDKKSQIEAAMKAELSMSLKKREQQMESLRGNYDSIKRRKGNNSYCSLIIKEPQKSHVNAPILPVTYDNEESELQKVSKHEDYEGSSLFFQNIKNQNQKLQRCLNDTVSSLEALLRPLYKSYPDSLIKCFEQNAVVLDARLQNQIRLVKELLNQKRYVSVEDLESLTDELESSLKYTRKLEEENKKLIDGLTHGYALISDQLDYKQPINRGQDAGLFG; encoded by the coding sequence ATGGCTACTAATGTATTTTGCGATTCCACGAATTTAAAGGAATCAATTCAATATGTTAATTATAAACTAAAAGACAATGGGATTCTGCAAAACGAGAAAGTACGGTTTTCAGACGATGTTAAAGACAAATGTCGGGTTGTGAACGTTTTGTATCAATTACTGAGAAGAAACGAAGTtgatgttgaagaaaaagaaaagttgtTAGAAAGGATTCAAACTGATTCTATTGAATTTAGAAAGAATCTGGaatcatcaaaacaatTGCAACGAAACTTGGAACAAAGTTTAAAGGAGAGACAGGTCCAAGAGGATAGAATTAATATGTTGGAAAAGGAGaacaaatttttaaaaaaagaaaataaacatacTATGAATTCCTTGGACAAAAAGAGCCAGATAGAAGCCGCTATGAAAGCAGAACTGTCAATGTCACTCAAGAAACGTGAACAGCAGATGGAATCATTGCGAGGAAACTATGATTCAATAAAGCGACGGAAAGGAAATAACTCGTATTGTTCTTTGATTATAAAGGAACCACAAAAATCGCATGTAAACGCTCCTATTTTACCAGTGACATATGACAATGAAGAAAGTGAGCtacaaaaagtttcaaaacaTGAAGACTATGAAGGAAGttccttgtttttccaGAATATTAAGAACCAAAATCAGAAGCTCCAAAGGTGTTTGAATGATACAGTTTCGTCGTTAGAAGCTTTGCTTCGTCCCCTTTATAAATCATACCCGGATTCGCTTATAAAATGCTTTGAACAAAATGCGGTTGTTTTGGATGCAAGATTGCAAAATCAGATTCGTCTTGTTAAAGAACTGTTAAATCAGAAAAGATACGTGTCCGTAGAGGATCTGGAATCATTAACGGATGAATTGGAGAGTTCTTTGAAGTATACTAGAAAGCttgaggaagaaaacaagaaactAATCGATGGCTTGACCCATGGTTATGCACTTATTTCTGACCAACTGGATTACAAGCAACCCATAAACAGAGGACAGGACGCCGGTTTATTTGGATGA
- the gpi14 gene encoding pig-M, glycosylphosphatidylinositol-mannosyltransferase I complex subunit pig-M, protein METYLKFFVYYYLFPLLGIALVLRPSWLFKKWRQQWFTCLCLSFYYSAIISFFLHLKLISIVPRKILFTIAQVPVEEYFSQFGHLLITSSVYVFIKRKNYYTPQKYVSTTRLVYLTIGLACTAVCASAYNPLILPWGSIVFFLCSLLGFLLCFRITAPKFAALKCITLCSIYAVFVQMQKSKSVLISSPFLKSNYFPLASFSLNLLQGLCSVTAFEISDILKQNDEEKLVINSRHALFESTKNICQEFSLDYEYAASIHLEPFLQLRLSFLCSWLLKFLHGKSVKENISIYVRETNPKAIDNDLKNSHISPETEAKLMKGVTSMKSFDHKNASSFFARGILDSLLEWSKADITEDDRKHLYSIAHQCALLRSSPSQTSQETLSSSSKVSTVDALTPEVKEALFYYIFSLPSSVRRHQNIRFLKDIIFQRFSVSYYFHAYCPSKSTCLLIVGFIIRVILINYGNWHDSKSTLKYTDVDYFVFTDAARYVSLGESPYMRDTYRYTPLLAIILLPTQYGFPSWGKYMFSLCDILAGWIIIKILNRKLSLGKSLLYVSFWILNPLVAVISTRGNCEAILGVLSVALILLLERKRVWLAGFLLGFSVHFKIYPFIYGIAFLFYYANPWKQGPLLKRVAGSFSVNQFKVLIGSLLAFTLCNLFMYIIYGRPFLEHTYIYHLGRTDHRHNFSAHHLSLYFESASKQKLSSFLAFFPQILLCVLIAAVYSKQTLAGTLFAQTFAFVTFNKVCTSQYFLWYLIFLPLILPNSKLISKKGLVCLILWIASQAMWLLNAYRLEMLGNSVFIELWLSGLFFFAANVYILKTILECL, encoded by the exons ATGGAAACATATCTAAagttctttgtttattattatttgtttcctcTACTTGGAATCGCGCTTGTGCTTCGACCAAGCTGGTTGTTCAAGAAATGGAGGCAACAATGGTTCACATGTTTGTGCCTTTCTTTCTACTACTCGGCTataatttcctttttccttcatttgaAATTGATATCAATCGTACCTCGAAAAATACTATTTACGATTGCTCAGGTGCCAGTGGAAGAATATTTTAGTCAGTTTGGACACTTATTAATTACTTCGTCTGTCTACGTTTTTATAAAACGGAAGAATTATTATACTCCACAAAAATATGTTTCCACTACACGGCTTGTTTACTTGACTATTGGATTGGCATGTACTGCTGTATGTGCTTCCGCATATAATCCTTTAATTCTGCCTTGGGGAAGTATTGTATTTTTCCTGTGCTCTTTACttggtttccttctttgtttccGTATTACCGCGCCCAAGTTTGCTGCACTCAAATGCATAACCTTATGTTCAATTTATGCTGTGTTTGTGCAGATgcaaaaatcaaagtcCGTACTTATATCCTCCCCTTTTCTGAAATCCAACTACTTTCCTCTGGCTAGCttttcattgaatttgcttcaaGGGTTGTGTAGCGTTACTGCGTTTGAAATTTCTGATATCTTGAAGcaaaatgatgaagagaAACTTGTTATAAATTCCCGCCATGCTTTATTTGAAAGTACAAAAAACATTTGTCAAGAATTTTCTCTCGATTATGAATACGCTGCTTCTATTCATTTGGAGCCCTTTCTACAACTGCGattgtcttttttatgCTCTTGGCTATTGAAATTCCTACATGGGAAATCagtaaaggaaaatatCAGCATATATGTTAGGGAGACGAATCCGAAAGCAATAGACAATGATCTAAAGAATTCCCATATATCACCTGAAACAGAAGCGAAGTTAATGAAAGGAGTAACTTCtatgaaaagttttgacCATAAAAACgcttcatctttttttgcaaGGGGAATTCTCGATTCTCTTCTTGAATGGTCGAAAGCAGACATTACAGAAGATGACAGAAAACACTTATATTCCATTGCCCACCAATGTGCGCTTCTACGTTCATCTCCTTCTCAAACGTCTCAAGAAAcactttcttcttcttctaaagtaAGCACTGTAGATGCTTTAACACCGGAGGTGAAAGAAGCCCTGTTTTATTACATTTTCTCTCTGCCATCAAGTGTTCGCCGGCATCAGAATATAAGATTTTTAAAGGATATTATTTTCCAACGATTTTCTGTATCCTATTACTTCCATGCTTACTGTCCATCTAAGTCGACTTGTCTTCTGATAGTTGGTTTCATCATACGGGTTATTCTTATCAATTATGGAAATTGGCATGATAGTAAATCTACACTCAAATACACCGATGTTGACTATTTTGTCTTCACTGATGCAGCAAGGTATGTTTCTCTGGGTGAGTCACCTTATATGCGGGATACATATCGATATACTCCTCTTTTGGCTATTATCTTGTTGCCAACTCAATATGGGTTTCCATCTTGGGGAAAGTATATGTTTTCCCTTTGTGACATACTGGCTGGTTGGATTATTATTAAAATTCTGAATCGTAAACTGTCTTTAGGTAAATCACTGCTATATGTTTCCTTTTGGATACTAAATCCACTTGTCGCTGTAATTAGTACAAGAGGAAACTGTGAAGCAATTTTAGGAGTCTTAAGTGTTGCACTCATCTTACTCTTAGAACGAAAACGTGTGTGGTTAGCAGGGTTCTTACTTGGCTTTTCGGTACATTTTAAAATTTATCCATTTATTTATGGAATcgcatttttattttactatGCAAACCCATGGAAGCAAGGACCACTGTTGAAAAGAGTTGCcggttctttttctgtcAACCAGTTCAAGGTATTAATTGGGTCCCTTTTAGCCTTCACTTTGTGTAATCTTTTCATGTATATCATTTATGGAAGGCCTTTTCTAGAGCAcacatatatatatcatCTTGGACGAACAGATCATAGGCATAACTTTTCAGCTCATCATTTGAGTCTTTATTTTGAGTCAGCCTCTAAGCAGAAACTCTCTTCATTCCTTGCATTTTTTCCACAAATTTTACTTTGTGTTTTGATTGCTGCTGTATATTCCAAACAAACTCTTGCTGGTACACTTTTCGCACAgacatttgcttttgtaaCATTCAACAAAGTTTGCACGAGTCAA TATTTCCTCTGGTATCTAATATTTCTGCCCTTAATTTTGccaaattcaaaacttATCAGCAAAAAAGGGTTGGTTTGCCTAATTCTGTGGATAGCTAGTCAGGCGATGTGGCTTTTAAATGCGTATCGTCTAGAAATGCTTGGAAACTCTGtatttattgaattatGGCTATCTggtttattctttttcgcAGCGAATGTTTACATCCTGAAAACGATACTAGAATGTTTATAA
- the atp16 gene encoding F1-FO ATP synthase delta subunit: protein MQPFMNAFRRVPFSPGIFKFAAIPRRGYAQAAQKNEKLILSMALPYRTVFDKVPVTQVDLPTEDGEMGVLKDHVPMVQCLRPGVIQITDESNAVSKYFVSGGFAVQQPSNELSVTSPEAFKLEDFSSSVVAQLLEKYRAEAASSDEKVAAEASIRVGVLETLSGALK from the coding sequence ATGCAACCTTTTATGAACGCTTTCCGTCGGGTTCCATTTTCTCCTggtatttttaaatttgcAGCAATTCCTCGTCGTGGATATGCTCAAGCTgctcaaaaaaatgaaaagttgATTCTTTCGATGGCTTTGCCCTACCGTACCGTCTTTGACAAAGTACCTGTAACTCAGGTTGATCTTCCCACTGAGGATGGTGAGATGGGTGTTTTGAAAGATCACGTACCCATGGTTCAATGCTTACGTCCTGGTGTTATTCAGATCACGGATGAATCCAACGCTGTTTCCAAATACTTCGTTTCTGGTGGTTTTGCTGTCCAACAACCCTCGAATGAGCTTTCTGTAACTTCTCCCGAAGCTTTTAAGTTGGAGgacttttcatcttctgtCGTTGCTCAATTGCTCGAAAAGTACAGAGCTGAAGCTGCCTCCTCGGATGAAAAGGTTGCTGCTGAAGCTTCGATTCGCGTAGGAGTTTTGGAAACCCTTTCTGGTGCTTTAAAATAA